A region from the Romeriopsis navalis LEGE 11480 genome encodes:
- the ftsE gene encoding cell division ATP-binding protein FtsE, with amino-acid sequence MVQSLLPKLKFQKPVRRPSQAATTAAQPAAVRARHPHFHRPAMTGEGIIQIHNVTKTYRNGSEALVDLNLEIQKGDFLFVTGPSGSGKSTLLKLLYGEEKPNPGQGEVIVDGAPMHRLKGDRLALLRRRLGIVFQDYKLLPRRTVEENIAFVLQAQGYTKTEITRRMPSALKVVGLQHKATCFPSQLSGGEQQRVSIARAIVSTPPILLADEPTGNLDPDNSRQILAILRKLNEAGMTIVVTSHDEAFIRSANRPMVQIRNGQILSGPE; translated from the coding sequence ATGGTGCAAAGCCTTTTGCCAAAACTCAAGTTCCAAAAGCCGGTACGCCGTCCGTCTCAGGCGGCCACAACAGCGGCTCAACCTGCGGCTGTCCGGGCTCGCCATCCACATTTCCATCGACCAGCTATGACGGGTGAAGGCATTATTCAAATTCATAATGTGACCAAGACTTACCGCAATGGGAGTGAAGCCCTGGTCGATTTGAACTTGGAAATTCAGAAAGGTGATTTCTTGTTTGTGACGGGGCCGTCAGGGTCGGGCAAGTCGACGCTGCTGAAGTTGCTCTATGGCGAGGAAAAGCCGAATCCGGGCCAGGGTGAAGTGATTGTAGATGGAGCGCCGATGCATCGTCTGAAGGGCGATCGCCTAGCGCTGTTGCGGCGGCGTTTGGGCATTGTGTTTCAGGACTATAAGCTGTTGCCTCGCCGCACGGTCGAAGAAAATATTGCGTTTGTATTGCAGGCCCAGGGCTATACGAAGACAGAGATTACCCGGCGTATGCCGTCGGCCTTGAAGGTGGTTGGCTTGCAACATAAGGCGACTTGTTTTCCGTCGCAGCTTTCCGGGGGTGAGCAGCAGCGGGTGAGCATTGCCCGGGCGATCGTCAGTACTCCCCCGATTTTGCTGGCAGATGAGCCAACCGGTAATTTGGATCCGGATAATTCGCGGCAGATTTTAGCAATTTTGCGCAAGTTGAACGAAGCTGGCATGACGATCGTGGTAACAAGTCATGATGAGGCATTTATCCGATCGGCGAATCGACCCATGGTCCAGATTCGGAATGGACAAATCCTCAGTGGGCCAGAATAA
- a CDS encoding DMT family transporter — translation MKHLSNMIDGRVLLVVSRALAALRPALIAFLLANAAQLSGGATTPLSFCNVLFVGNLCAAMTVIAWFGLRPIVEDLLALDKKVLVGLLLNGCVAAALSSFIFLGLQHTQVTNAVLLGRLGPVLFALAGSFVFGMKLRWVDWVGFALIITGVLAIVFQTNNFQINRGDIYILLSAVTYAVSLLLGKLMLTKSISLRLLVFSRNFVAAIVFFIIAMMLFGPSHFGDVFSGQLWIIMAIYALLIIVVAQFLWYAALERLDAKTVGKWTLLTPVFGITYAFLLNGERPSREHVLAFIVIMIGVATMTLTKKPTPDKADQELMGEAESSMTAN, via the coding sequence ATGAAACACCTCTCAAATATGATCGATGGCCGGGTACTTTTAGTCGTATCACGGGCGCTGGCGGCCCTGCGCCCCGCACTGATTGCCTTTTTGCTGGCCAATGCCGCACAACTGAGTGGTGGGGCAACAACTCCATTGTCCTTTTGTAATGTCCTGTTTGTCGGCAACCTATGTGCGGCCATGACAGTCATTGCGTGGTTTGGCCTCCGCCCGATCGTCGAAGACCTGCTGGCCCTGGATAAAAAAGTTTTGGTGGGATTACTCCTCAACGGTTGCGTTGCCGCGGCCCTTTCCTCCTTTATTTTCTTAGGTCTACAACATACCCAAGTCACCAATGCCGTTCTACTCGGTCGCTTAGGCCCAGTCCTGTTTGCCTTAGCGGGTTCATTCGTATTTGGGATGAAACTCCGGTGGGTCGATTGGGTTGGTTTTGCGCTAATTATCACAGGCGTGTTGGCGATCGTCTTCCAAACCAACAACTTTCAGATCAATCGCGGAGACATTTATATTTTGCTATCGGCGGTGACTTATGCCGTCAGCTTGCTCTTAGGGAAGTTGATGCTGACGAAAAGTATCAGCCTCAGGTTACTCGTCTTTAGCCGCAACTTCGTGGCGGCGATCGTCTTTTTCATCATTGCAATGATGCTCTTCGGCCCATCCCATTTTGGGGATGTGTTCTCCGGTCAGCTTTGGATAATTATGGCGATCTATGCATTGCTAATTATCGTCGTGGCACAGTTTTTATGGTACGCCGCACTGGAGAGATTAGACGCCAAGACGGTCGGCAAGTGGACACTCCTAACGCCAGTGTTTGGGATTACCTATGCATTTTTACTCAACGGCGAACGTCCTTCCAGAGAACATGTATTAGCGTTTATCGTCATCATGATCGGGGTCGCAACCATGACACTAACCAAAAAACCAACGCCGGATAAAGCCGACCAAGAACTTATGGGCGAAGCCGAAAGTTCCATGACGGCTAACTAG
- a CDS encoding ATP-grasp domain-containing protein gives MKFLWICDPTIYTQASQDVPTLYRHLSRDPRIEFFHAPIRSVVPGDRADVIPVPHDLTHAGFLTLDEHATQNHRLSDFDLVFCRRLKPFPAGYLDILSEWETYTKFVNSPTQKKDQMTPDFLYRVARDYLPDTLVTADLGSAQDFFVQHQTIVAKTANSCGGRGVFKIWFESDQFQVDNSLMGLQTFSTFAAVMTYLLSHTDEPLQFVRYLSQVTAGDKRIVVVDGEIYGAYIRRSRSGYWVNNVSFDGDCILSEVTPAEQQAIAGTVEQYRSRGLHTLGYDFLLDHDGVWRISEINAGNIGGFARLEQLTGEAIADRFLNWLINFASIRDRPQQLARIM, from the coding sequence ATGAAATTTTTGTGGATTTGTGATCCGACAATTTATACCCAAGCCAGCCAAGATGTGCCGACCCTATATCGCCATCTCTCCCGCGATCCACGCATTGAATTTTTCCATGCGCCAATTCGCTCCGTTGTCCCGGGTGATCGAGCCGATGTCATTCCTGTCCCCCATGACCTCACCCATGCCGGCTTTTTAACCCTGGATGAACATGCCACCCAAAATCATCGGCTATCCGACTTTGATTTGGTATTTTGTCGCCGCTTAAAACCCTTCCCCGCTGGATATCTCGATATTCTGAGTGAATGGGAAACGTACACCAAGTTTGTCAACTCACCCACCCAGAAAAAGGACCAGATGACCCCCGACTTCCTCTACCGGGTGGCGCGGGATTATTTGCCGGACACCCTAGTCACAGCAGACCTCGGGTCCGCCCAAGATTTCTTTGTCCAACATCAGACGATCGTCGCAAAAACCGCAAATAGCTGCGGTGGACGGGGCGTATTCAAAATTTGGTTTGAGTCGGACCAGTTTCAAGTTGACAATAGTCTTATGGGCTTACAAACCTTTAGCACCTTTGCCGCCGTGATGACCTATTTACTGAGTCACACCGATGAGCCCCTCCAGTTTGTGCGCTATCTGAGTCAAGTGACTGCGGGCGATAAACGGATCGTCGTCGTCGATGGTGAAATCTATGGCGCGTATATTCGCCGATCCAGAAGCGGCTATTGGGTGAATAACGTGAGCTTTGATGGCGACTGTATTTTGTCGGAGGTCACACCCGCCGAGCAGCAGGCGATCGCCGGCACAGTTGAACAATATCGATCGCGCGGGCTGCATACACTCGGCTACGATTTTCTGCTGGACCACGATGGCGTTTGGCGGATTAGCGAAATTAATGCGGGGAATATTGGCGGCTTTGCCCGATTAGAACAGCTGACGGGCGAAGCAATTGCTGATCGCTTCCTGAATTGGCTGATCAACTTTGCGAGTATCCGCGATCGCCCACAGCAACTGGCCCGCATCATGTAA
- a CDS encoding GNAT family N-acetyltransferase: MIDLSSDMTIRNAVLTDLPRIVEIYNAAVPSRQATADTEPVTIKSRVPWFESHQPQKRPLWVLTKRERILGWIGLQDFYGRPAYCATCEFSLYIAPEVQHQGLGYALLSQMMHDCPDWGVKTLLGFIFEHNQPSLKLCRKLGFDQWGLLPGIAELDDQTRDLVIMGRRLV; the protein is encoded by the coding sequence ATGATTGATTTATCGTCGGATATGACGATTCGGAATGCTGTTTTGACAGACTTACCCCGAATTGTCGAAATTTATAATGCGGCGGTGCCGAGTCGGCAGGCGACGGCAGATACCGAGCCCGTCACGATCAAAAGTCGGGTGCCTTGGTTTGAATCGCACCAGCCCCAAAAGCGGCCGTTGTGGGTGCTGACTAAACGTGAGCGGATTTTGGGTTGGATTGGGTTGCAAGATTTTTATGGCCGTCCGGCTTACTGTGCGACCTGTGAGTTTAGCTTGTATATTGCACCTGAAGTGCAGCATCAAGGATTGGGCTATGCGCTGTTATCGCAGATGATGCATGATTGCCCGGATTGGGGGGTAAAAACGCTGCTGGGATTTATTTTTGAGCATAATCAACCGAGTTTGAAGCTGTGTCGTAAGTTGGGCTTTGATCAGTGGGGTTTACTGCCGGGGATTGCGGAGTTGGATGATCAGACCAGGGATTTGGTGATTATGGGGCGACGCTTGGTCTAG
- a CDS encoding cysteine dioxygenase produces the protein MVNSVALPRTILPATIPSNSTPTIASLPTRLQQLIINLRATSQMTPELAQAYVKSAHIQVADLLPWAEFNHPVSHSYGRQLVYAEPNFEIMVMSWLPGDFSAIHDHGSAQWGAVQSFGAAEHGVYRFTQGQLQTSAIHPFKAGTVLAVNHDLIHQMGNPSDTPMLSLHIYGAYEYQGEITGDARIFDLFEQTIQYTDGGVFFGLPEEDIMRRTTGLTGDRPTTLRHHQQMLDRADKILSQTPTPIWAARADALKQTIATIH, from the coding sequence ATGGTGAATTCCGTAGCACTGCCAAGGACGATATTGCCTGCCACAATCCCATCAAACTCAACACCGACGATTGCGAGCTTACCAACACGGCTGCAACAGTTAATTATCAATCTGCGGGCAACTAGCCAGATGACCCCAGAACTGGCCCAAGCCTATGTCAAATCAGCCCATATTCAAGTCGCCGACCTCCTGCCCTGGGCCGAATTCAACCATCCCGTCAGCCATAGCTATGGCCGACAGTTGGTTTATGCCGAGCCAAATTTCGAGATTATGGTGATGTCCTGGCTCCCAGGCGACTTCAGCGCTATTCATGATCATGGCTCCGCCCAGTGGGGCGCCGTCCAGTCCTTTGGCGCTGCCGAACATGGCGTTTATCGATTCACACAGGGCCAGTTACAGACAAGTGCGATTCATCCGTTCAAAGCGGGTACCGTACTCGCCGTCAATCATGATTTGATTCATCAAATGGGCAATCCAAGTGATACCCCAATGCTCAGCCTACATATCTACGGGGCCTATGAGTATCAGGGCGAAATCACGGGCGACGCCCGCATTTTTGATCTATTCGAACAAACAATCCAATATACCGATGGCGGTGTATTTTTCGGCTTACCAGAGGAAGATATTATGCGGCGCACAACGGGATTAACCGGCGATCGACCAACCACCCTGCGGCACCACCAGCAAATGCTCGATCGAGCAGATAAAATTCTGAGCCAAACACCGACACCAATTTGGGCCGCCCGCGCTGACGCCCTCAAACAAACGATCGCCACAATCCACTAG
- a CDS encoding WecB/TagA/CpsF family glycosyltransferase, protein MTSESISHESTDRFSVMGHPVHLLRSYPRWLTARLRNRQGTHVITLNAEMTMQAIQRPALAETLQQADLVIPDGAGVVLYLRLYGRKVRRCAGVELAEQMIRQAAQQDDRPVFFYGGKPEVLDKATLAWQQRLPKLKVVGAVHGYIPPEEEPRVLEKLAETQPSLILVGLGVPRQELWIAAHRHLCPNAIWIGVGGSFDIWSGSKDRAPAWLADNNLEWLYRLYQEPWRWKRMLSLPKFAIKAIVYRLQNPRP, encoded by the coding sequence GTGACTTCTGAATCTATTAGCCATGAATCAACCGATCGATTCTCGGTGATGGGACATCCCGTGCATTTGCTGCGCAGCTATCCGCGTTGGCTGACGGCGCGCTTGCGCAACCGGCAGGGCACTCATGTCATTACGTTAAATGCGGAAATGACGATGCAGGCGATTCAGCGACCGGCGTTGGCTGAGACGTTACAGCAAGCGGATTTAGTGATTCCAGATGGTGCGGGTGTCGTGCTATATCTGCGCCTGTATGGTCGTAAGGTCCGCCGCTGTGCCGGTGTCGAACTTGCGGAACAAATGATTCGACAGGCGGCGCAGCAGGACGATCGGCCCGTGTTTTTCTACGGCGGTAAGCCAGAAGTTTTGGATAAGGCAACCTTAGCTTGGCAGCAGCGGTTGCCAAAGTTGAAGGTGGTGGGGGCAGTGCATGGTTATATTCCACCAGAAGAGGAACCACGGGTATTAGAGAAGTTAGCGGAGACCCAGCCGAGTTTGATTTTGGTCGGGTTGGGGGTGCCGCGCCAGGAACTTTGGATTGCGGCGCACCGGCATCTGTGTCCTAACGCGATTTGGATTGGTGTGGGTGGTAGTTTTGATATTTGGTCCGGCTCGAAGGATCGTGCGCCCGCATGGCTGGCAGATAATAACCTAGAGTGGCTGTATCGCCTGTATCAGGAACCCTGGCGTTGGAAGCGGATGTTGTCCTTGCCGAAGTTTGCGATCAAGGCGATCGTGTACCGATTGCAAAATCCTCGTCCGTAA
- the fabG gene encoding 3-oxoacyl-ACP reductase FabG: MQGKQVLLAGGTGGLGLGVTPAVLARGGEVTIPYHDAQEVDRLKSYLPPADLARVRCVPADLRDEAAVTQLVETMGRVDVLIQLVGGFSMGPTHEYSFEQWQQDFSLNLNTTFLLCKHSLRKMREQGYGRIVTIGSRGAVAPAGQLAAYCASKAGVVALTQAIAAETTGLNITANTVLPSIIDTPTNRASMGNDQADQWVKPESLAATICFLASEAAIDLRGAAIPVYGNV; this comes from the coding sequence ATGCAAGGCAAACAGGTACTCTTAGCGGGTGGCACCGGTGGCTTGGGCTTGGGCGTAACGCCAGCAGTGCTGGCACGCGGCGGCGAAGTCACGATTCCATATCATGATGCACAGGAAGTCGATCGACTGAAAAGTTATCTTCCTCCGGCTGATTTAGCGCGAGTCCGCTGTGTACCCGCGGATCTACGCGACGAGGCGGCCGTCACTCAACTGGTTGAAACGATGGGCCGAGTGGATGTTTTGATTCAGTTAGTCGGGGGCTTTTCCATGGGGCCAACCCATGAGTACAGCTTTGAGCAGTGGCAACAGGATTTTAGCCTCAACCTGAACACAACATTTCTGCTGTGCAAACATAGTCTCCGCAAAATGCGCGAACAAGGCTATGGCCGAATTGTGACGATCGGCTCCCGTGGCGCAGTGGCTCCCGCTGGACAACTCGCGGCCTACTGCGCCTCCAAGGCAGGCGTTGTGGCCTTGACGCAGGCGATCGCCGCCGAAACCACCGGTCTCAATATTACGGCCAATACTGTATTGCCGAGCATCATTGACACGCCAACTAACCGGGCCTCCATGGGCAATGACCAAGCCGACCAATGGGTCAAACCTGAGTCCTTAGCCGCCACGATTTGCTTTCTGGCATCGGAAGCCGCGATCGACTTACGGGGAGCCGCAATTCCGGTTTATGGCAATGTCTAG
- a CDS encoding DUF2808 domain-containing protein, translating to MKSLISAATFALLLSTVALAPKAIAAPANKTHDVIGSRRRALNLKSRYHHSMPEKSAQAKAQAKSQRARLLNSTGRLRSLRLAQQAAATAVKPQAATPGQIGFRSALRLNSFTTNSEVSGLPATYRVKLMLPANAGRSLQAVKIMQDVNVDTVRFDPSETQVSLSSGAKTPLASVGGVEQPGTATVVFNPPIAPGETVTVDLPVRANPSDGIYLFGVTAFPEGENTLGQFLGFGRLHLNDR from the coding sequence ATGAAATCCCTTATTTCTGCGGCTACGTTTGCGTTACTACTTTCCACTGTCGCATTGGCCCCGAAGGCGATCGCCGCACCCGCCAATAAGACGCATGATGTGATTGGTTCTCGGCGACGCGCCCTTAATCTGAAGTCTCGCTATCACCATTCGATGCCTGAAAAATCGGCCCAAGCGAAGGCGCAAGCGAAGTCCCAGCGCGCGCGTCTGTTGAATTCGACTGGCCGTCTCCGGTCGTTGCGTTTGGCACAGCAGGCGGCGGCGACTGCTGTAAAGCCGCAAGCTGCGACTCCGGGACAAATCGGTTTTCGCTCCGCCCTGCGGTTAAATTCATTCACGACGAATTCAGAAGTGAGTGGTTTACCCGCAACCTACCGGGTGAAGCTGATGCTACCGGCGAATGCAGGGCGATCGCTGCAAGCGGTCAAAATCATGCAGGACGTTAATGTTGACACTGTGCGATTTGATCCGAGTGAGACACAGGTGAGCCTATCCAGTGGGGCGAAAACACCGCTGGCCAGCGTTGGTGGCGTCGAACAGCCGGGGACAGCAACTGTGGTCTTTAATCCACCGATCGCGCCCGGTGAAACGGTTACGGTTGATTTGCCGGTGCGGGCGAATCCATCGGATGGGATTTACTTGTTCGGTGTGACAGCTTTCCCGGAAGGGGAAAATACCCTCGGCCAGTTTCTGGGGTTTGGCCGTCTGCACCTCAACGATCGTTAA
- a CDS encoding GNAT family N-acetyltransferase, with protein sequence MPTDPSPMIRTAVAEDYAAIANIYNQAIAQGGMTFDDRDFGTADIQAWVDHFGPRERLLVITDAQRILGWGIIKRYSDRVGYRLCCETSIYLDQAEIGQGYGKLLMQVLIQTVQDFGYHHIVAKILANNQGSIQFHQRFGFELVGIQKDIGYLRGEWYDIAILQWIAPSNRNSD encoded by the coding sequence ATGCCGACTGATCCATCACCGATGATTCGGACCGCAGTGGCGGAGGACTACGCAGCGATCGCGAATATCTATAATCAGGCGATCGCCCAAGGCGGCATGACCTTTGATGATCGCGATTTTGGGACGGCGGATATTCAAGCCTGGGTGGATCATTTTGGGCCACGCGAAAGGTTACTCGTGATCACTGATGCACAACGGATTTTGGGTTGGGGCATTATTAAGCGCTATAGCGATCGGGTTGGCTATCGATTGTGTTGTGAAACCTCGATTTATTTAGACCAAGCCGAAATCGGTCAGGGCTATGGCAAGTTGTTGATGCAGGTGTTAATCCAAACCGTGCAGGATTTCGGCTATCACCATATCGTCGCCAAAATTCTGGCGAATAATCAGGGCAGCATTCAGTTCCATCAGCGATTTGGGTTTGAATTAGTGGGCATCCAAAAAGATATTGGGTATCTGCGGGGTGAGTGGTATGACATTGCAATTTTGCAATGGATTGCCCCGAGTAATCGTAATAGTGATTGA